A region of Dioscorea cayenensis subsp. rotundata cultivar TDr96_F1 unplaced genomic scaffold, TDr96_F1_v2_PseudoChromosome.rev07_lg8_w22 25.fasta BLBR01000974.1, whole genome shotgun sequence DNA encodes the following proteins:
- the LOC120255365 gene encoding uncharacterized protein LOC120255365: MDKSWMRKSRLSQEYEDGVEQFLNFAFANSNEDDRIICPCIKCVNIHWQTRETVLEHLVCDGIIQGYTCWFFHGEHVPSPIHEPTNTFAAPSSSNPHFQTSRTRPDSLEELLWDAFNIHQVDNEGLPSTADEFNVEMNDGCEATIEVDEQPSKKAAKFYKLLEDMNDKLYEGSQHSRLYFCIRLFHLKCMCGMTAKGLDHLIEFLKEFFPSASIPESSRESKKVIKDLGLGYEKIHSCPNDCMLYWEHNEGRQSCHICGRSRWVSTDSGERLNDDNEVVHKRPVKVLRCFPLIPRLQRLFMSTKTSADMIWHANGRTNDELLRHPADAEAWKSFDARYPDFASDPRNVRLGLSSDGFNPFKLLSTSYSTWPVVLIPYNLPPWIGMKQTSFLLSMIIPGDKGPGNDIDIYLQPLIKELKQLWVGVETYDASVRRNFNMRAALLWTINDFSAYANLSGWSTKGKYACPCCAAETSSQWLTNGQKFCYMAHRRWLEHNHPYRSQKHLFDSNIEMRGAPSVTTGYDILLMLKELQFSYGKHGKSKLKKSNNNNKAKKRPRQVSDIDLETDDDEVQEEESTEAALWKKRSIFFDLPYWQHNLLRHNLDVMHIEKNVCENIVGTLLNIDGKSKDNLKCRLDLVDMGIRRELHPQYLPNEGAKTSVFKIIRLSHIVA; this comes from the exons atggataagagttggatgcGTAAGTCACGATTGAGTCAAGAATACGAAGATGGAGTTGAACAATTCCTCAATTTTGCATTTGCCAACTCAAATGAAGATGATAGGATCATTTGCCCTTGCATAAAGTGTGTTAATATCCATTGGCAAACACGTGAAACAGTGCTTGAACATTTAgtttgtgatggcattatacaAGGTTACACATGTTGGTTTTTTCATGGAGAGCATGTACCGTCACCTATCCATGAGCCAACAAACACATTTGCAGCTCCATCAAGCTCAAATCCTCACTTCCAAACTTCTCGTACAAGACCAGATAGTTTGGAAGAATTATTGTGGGATGCTTTCAACATCCATCAAGTTGACAACGAGGGCCTACCATCTACTGCCGATGAATTCAATGTTGAGATGAATGATGGATGTGAAGCTACTATAGAAGTTGATGAACAGCCTTCTAAAAAAGCGGCAAAGTTTTAcaagttgcttgaagatatgAACGACAAACTTTATGAGGGGTCGCAGCATTctagattgtatttttgcattcGACTTTTCCATCTGAAATGCATGTGCGGGATGACTGCTAAAGGCCTTGACCacttaattgaatttttaaaagaattttttcccTCGGCCTCAATTCCTGAAAGTAGTCGTGAGTCGAAGAAAGTTATTAAAGATTTGGGTcttgggtatgaaaaaattcatagttgtCCAAATGACTGCATGCTATATTGGGAGCATAATGAAGGTCGGCAATCTTGTCATATTTGTGGTCGTTCTCGCTGGGTGTCCACTGATTCTGGTGAACGTTTGAATGATGACAATGAAGTGGTTCACAAGAGACCTGTGAAGGTTTTACGGTGTTTTCCATTAATACCACGACTGCAGAGACTTTTCATGTCGACTAAGACTTCTGCTGATATGATATGGCATGCTAATGGTCGGACAAATGATGAGCTGTTACGACACCCTGCTGATGCTGAGgcatggaaatcatttgatgCAAGATATCCTGACTTTGCTTCTGATCCTAGAAATGTTAGGCTTGGTCTTTCTTCAGATGGGTTTAATCCATTCAAATTATTAAGTACTTCTTACAGCACTTGGCCAGTGGTGTTGATTCCTTATAACTTGCCACCGTGGATTGGGATGAAAcaaacttcttttcttttgtcaatgATTATTCCTGGAGACAAAGGTCCTGGAAACGATATTGACATCTACTTACAACCTCTTATTAAAGAGTTAAAGCAGTTATGGGTTGGTGTAGAGACGTACGATGCATCTGTAAGGAGAAATTTCAATATGCGGGCTGCCTTGTTATGGACTATTAATGATTTCTCTGCTTACGCAAATTTATCAGGTTGGAGCACTAAAGGGAAATATGCTTGTCCTTGTTGTGCTGCGGAAACTTCTTCACAATGGTTAACTAATGGCCAGAAGTTTTGTTATATGGCACATCGGCGGTGGCTAGAACATAATCATCCATACAGATCTCAGAAACATCTGTTTGACAGTAATATAGAGATGCGTGGAGCTCCTTCAGTTACTACTggatatgatattttattaatgttgaaaGAGTTGCAATTTTCTTATGGAAAGCATGGCAAAagcaaactaaaaaaatcaaacaacaataacaaagcGAAGAAAAGACCACGGCAAGTATCCGATATTGACTTGGAAACTGATGATGACGAAGTTCAGGAAGAGGAATCAACTGAAGCAGCTTTGTGGAAGAAGAGAAGCATATTTTTTGATTTACCATATTGGCAGCACAACCTACTTCGCCATAACTTGGATGTgatgcacattgagaagaatgtttgtgaaaatattgttgGAACACTTCTTAATATTGATgggaaatcaaaagataatcTAAAATGCAGACTTGATTTGGTTGACATGGGAATTCGTCGAGAGCTTCATCCTCAATATCTTCCCAATG AAGGAGCGAAAACTTCAGTCTTTAAAATCATACGATTATCACATATTGTTGCATGA